The Nerophis ophidion isolate RoL-2023_Sa linkage group LG07, RoL_Noph_v1.0, whole genome shotgun sequence genome contains a region encoding:
- the svopa gene encoding synaptic vesicle 2-related protein has protein sequence MHTKMDDDLFQLRQLPVVRFRHTGESTRSEDEGDNWEPVAEVRGEEQTAELESVALTDGAPVPREFANPTDDTFMVEDAVEAIGFGTFQWKLSILTGLAWMADAMEMMILSILAPQLHCEWRLPSMEVALLTSAVFIGMMISSSLWGNISDKYGRKTGLTMSVLWTIFYGLMSAFAPIYGWILVLRALVGFGIGGAPQSVTLYAEFLPMRSRATCILLIEIFWAVGTVFEVLLAILVMPSLGWRWLLALSTIPLLIFSVLCFWLPESARYDVLTGNHDKALATLKRIAMENGVPMPLGKLIAAKQEERGKIRDLFSSHIRWTTVLLWFIWFANAFSYYGLVLLTTELFQEGGACGVSKGNKMELQCSLECKYLNSDDYKDLLWTTLSEFPGLLVTLWAIDRLGRRRTMALCFLVFSLCIIPLYGCVGRTSMTVLIFIARAFIAGGFQAAYVYTPEVYPTATRALGLGTSSGMARVGAFITPFVAQVLLESSVYLALSVYCCCCLLAAIASCALPIETTGRGLQESSHRQWGQEMTGRASSHSSEQIPHSGSCSQD, from the exons ATGCACACCAAAATGGACGATGATCTGTTTCAGCTGAGACAGTTGCC TGTCGTCCGCTTCCGTCACACGGGCGAGAGCACTCGCTCGGAGGATGAGGGCGACAATTGGGAGCCAGTTGCAGAGGTTCGTGGGGAAGAGCAGACAGCAGAGCTGGAGTCTGTGGCGCTTACAGACGGAGCTCCTGTCCCTCGGGAGTTTGCCAACCCAACTGACG ACACATTCATGGTGGAGGATGCTGTGGAGGCTATCGGCTTTGGGACCTTCCAGTGGAAACTCTCCATCCTCACTGGCCTGGCCTGG ATGGCCGATGCAATGGAGATGATGATCCTAAGCATCTTAGCCCCACAGCTCCATTGCGAGTGGAGACTACCAAGCATGGAGGTGGCACTGCTTACATCG GCGGTGTTCATTGGAATGATGATCAGCTCCTCTCTGTGGGGAAACATATCCGACAAGTACGGAAGAAAGACA GGTCTGACAATGAGTGTGTTGTGGACCATCTTCTACGGTCTGATGAGTGCTTTTGCACCCATCTATGGCTGGATCCTCGTCCTACGGGCCCTGGTGGGCTTTGGCATAGGTGGAGCTCCGCAGTC GGTGACCTTGTATGCGGAATTCCTCCCCATGAGGTCCAGAGCAACGTGTATATTGTTAATTGAG ATATTTTGGGCAGTGGGCACAGTGTTTGAAGTTCTTCTTGCCATCCTAGTGATGCCCTCTCTGGGCTGGCGATGGCTGCTCGCTCTCTCTACCATCCCCTTGTTAATCTTTTCCGTCCTATGTTTT TGGCTACCTGAGAGTGCTCGATACGACGTGCTGACGGGGAATCACGATAAGGCTCTGGCTACTTTAAAGCGGATCGCCATGGAGAATGGAGTGCCCATGCCTTTGGGAAAACTTATTGCTGCAAAACAA GAGGAGCGTGGGAAGATCCGAGACTTGTTCTCATCGCACATTCGCTGGACTACAGTCCTGCTGTGGTTCATTTG GTTCGCAAACGCCTTCTCGTACTACGGCCTGGTGTTGCTCACCACCGAGCTCTTTCAGGAGGGAGGTGCATGTGGAG TGTCCAAAGGTAATAAGATGGAGCTGCAGTGCAGCTTGGAGTGCAAATATCTGAACAGTGACGACTACAAAGACCTGTTATGGACAACCTTATCGGAATTCCCAG GATTATTGGTGACTTTGTGGGCGATCGATCGCTTAGGAAGAAGGAGGACCATGGCCCTGTGTTTCCTGGTCTTCTCTCTGTGCATCATTCCTCTTTATGGTTGTGTGGGGAG AACTTCCATGACGGTGCTGATATTCATCGCCAGAGCTTTCATCGCTGGAGGTTTCCAAGCTGCCTATGTGTACACCCCAGAG GTGTATCCAACTGCAACCCGAGCTTTAGGATTGGGGACGAGCAGTGGAATGGCCAGAGTTGGTGCCTTCATCACACCTTTTGTTGCCCAG GTGTTGTTGGAGTCGTCAGTGTATTTGGCGCTCTCGGTGTACTGCTGCTGCTGCCTGCTCGCCGCCATCGCCTCCTGTGCGCTGCCGATTGAGACGACAGGCCGAGGCCTGCAGGAGTCCAGCCACCGCCAGTGGGGGCAGGAGATGACGGGCCGGGCCTCCTCCCACAGCTCAGAGCAAATCCCTCACTCGGGCTCTTGCTCCCAGGACTGA